A stretch of DNA from Nitrososphaerota archaeon:
GGAATGGTCTGTCTCCAGCTCCTCCTCCTGCCAGTACTCCAATCATGGCGCGATTCTTTGGGTTTAGTGTTGTAAATGCTCCAGACGGTAGTTTTAAGATAACACCGTCCGTACCATGCGAGAATACGGTTGCAGAGCCGCCTGCGCTCTTTGCAATTGCTCCACCGTCGCCAAAGTGCTTTTCAACGTTGCACACGACGGTTCCGTCTGGAATGTTTTGAATGCTAATTACGTTTCCTTGCTTAAGATCTGCGTTTAATCCAAATTTGATAGTGCTGCCAATGGTTGTTCCGAGAACTGCAGGAATCATGGAAACGGATCCATTTTCAAAGCGGACTCGTGCAAGCGGTGTGTCCCGGCCGCTCTCATGGACCAGATCGACTACTGTGCCTGTGTGATCTTCTGCCAAGTCAAAATATGGGTATTTTGCTGGTGAAATCTTGCTAGTTGCGGCTGCTCTGAATTGCATGCCTCCCCGGCCACGTCTTCTAACTAATGGTCGCTTACCCATTTTTGGTGATGGTTGAGACTTTGGATTTTAAGCTTTGTTTTATGTGGAGAAAAAACGCCAAAGATATAAAAAATACGCTGAGATGATAGAAGTATGAGCCAGAGCGCCCTTTCTCTCAAAGTTCTTGAAGCATACACACGAGATGTTGGACGTGGGGTGGCAAGAATCGACTATGATTCTATG
This window harbors:
- a CDS encoding 50S ribosomal protein L2, which produces MGKRPLVRRRGRGGMQFRAAATSKISPAKYPYFDLAEDHTGTVVDLVHESGRDTPLARVRFENGSVSMIPAVLGTTIGSTIKFGLNADLKQGNVISIQNIPDGTVVCNVEKHFGDGGAIAKSAGGSATVFSHGTDGVILKLPSGAFTTLNPKNRAMIGVLAGGGAGDRPFLNAGNKWRRYRSKGHKYPIVRGVAQAAYVHPHGGGRHQHMGGGGTVARDAPPGAKVGSIAARKTGRSRVKERA